The following coding sequences are from one Paenibacillus sp. JDR-2 window:
- a CDS encoding ABC transporter permease codes for MSVPFVLFVFLFSYLPLWGWTMAFQQFRVGKFFFDQKWVGFDNFRMLFQDDQFFNALRNTLAMSFMGLIASFTIPILFAVLLNEVRISFLKRFVQTVSYLPHFVSWVVVAGIVTKMLSAENGVVNQILLGLHLIHEPIQFMAKENLFWYLVTSADIWKETGWNAIIYLAAIAGIGPELYEAARVDGASRLKQIWHITLPGIRSTIIILLIMSIGHLISIGFEKQFLLGNSLVKEKSEVLDLYALNYGLGMGRYSFGTAINIFNSVVSLILLFVANGIFKKITKESIM; via the coding sequence ATGTCGGTCCCGTTTGTCCTATTTGTTTTTCTGTTTAGTTATTTACCGCTATGGGGCTGGACGATGGCTTTTCAGCAATTTCGAGTAGGTAAGTTCTTCTTCGACCAGAAGTGGGTCGGCTTTGATAACTTCCGGATGTTATTTCAGGATGATCAATTCTTTAACGCGCTGCGAAACACCTTGGCGATGAGTTTTATGGGGCTCATTGCAAGCTTTACGATTCCTATCCTCTTCGCCGTCCTGTTGAACGAGGTCCGTATTTCGTTTCTGAAACGCTTCGTACAGACGGTTTCCTATCTGCCGCACTTTGTCTCATGGGTGGTTGTTGCGGGGATTGTGACGAAGATGCTCTCAGCGGAGAATGGCGTTGTGAATCAAATCTTGCTAGGCCTGCATCTCATTCATGAGCCGATTCAGTTCATGGCCAAGGAAAATTTGTTCTGGTACCTGGTGACCAGCGCGGATATTTGGAAGGAAACCGGCTGGAACGCCATTATCTATCTGGCCGCCATTGCCGGGATTGGTCCGGAATTATACGAGGCAGCCCGGGTTGACGGTGCAAGCAGGTTGAAGCAGATTTGGCATATTACGCTGCCGGGTATCCGTTCCACGATTATTATTTTGCTGATCATGTCGATCGGACATCTGATAAGCATCGGGTTCGAGAAGCAGTTTCTCCTCGGCAACAGTCTGGTAAAGGAGAAATCCGAAGTGCTTGACCTGTATGCCCTTAACTACGGACTGGGAATGGGACGTTATTCCTTCGGCACTGCGATTAACATTTTCAACTCCGTAGTAAGTCTAATCCTGCTATTCGTCGCGAACGGCATTTTCAAGAAAATCACCAAAGAAAGCATTATGTAA
- a CDS encoding helix-turn-helix domain-containing protein, translating to MRSVHLNWFTSDEQFLFYIGYGGHDEDMYLHDHVDFSELVIVLNGNATHIVNTEVSFIKKGDVFVIDGATSHAYKDPHDFRICNIMYRPDILTSAGPDLRTSIGYQALFVLEPFYRNIQPFNSKLSLPIPSLEYVSSLAAFMIEEYTNKLQGYQTMLRSRFMELVVYLSRQYQNQDQQGIQGNLMHLANAISFMEDHYLEPLTREQIADKSGISVRHLNRIFQSYYPTTPFAYLLRLRLEHACHLLKTTPVPITEVSYKSGFNDSNYFTRQFTKVYGLAPKVYRREQFN from the coding sequence ATGAGAAGCGTCCATTTGAATTGGTTTACATCCGACGAGCAATTTCTTTTTTATATCGGGTATGGCGGGCATGACGAGGACATGTACCTTCATGATCATGTGGATTTTTCCGAGCTCGTCATTGTTTTGAACGGGAATGCCACTCATATCGTGAACACCGAAGTTTCGTTTATTAAGAAGGGGGATGTCTTTGTTATTGACGGTGCTACCTCCCATGCCTACAAGGATCCTCATGATTTCAGAATCTGCAACATCATGTACCGTCCGGACATCCTTACCTCAGCCGGCCCTGACCTGAGAACGTCCATCGGCTATCAGGCGCTTTTTGTTTTGGAACCGTTTTATCGGAATATCCAGCCTTTCAACAGCAAGCTCAGCTTGCCAATCCCGAGTCTGGAATACGTGTCCTCCCTCGCCGCCTTTATGATTGAGGAATACACGAATAAGCTTCAAGGCTATCAAACCATGCTGCGCTCGCGTTTCATGGAGCTTGTCGTCTATTTGTCCAGGCAATATCAGAATCAGGATCAGCAAGGAATCCAAGGAAATCTGATGCATTTGGCGAATGCCATTTCTTTTATGGAGGATCATTATCTCGAGCCGCTTACGCGTGAGCAGATTGCAGATAAATCAGGCATATCGGTGAGGCACTTGAACCGGATTTTTCAATCCTATTATCCAACGACGCCCTTTGCCTATCTTCTGCGCCTTCGCCTAGAGCACGCGTGCCATTTGCTTAAGACAACCCCCGTTCCAATTACGGAGGTTTCTTATAAAAGCGGCTTTAACGACAGTAACTATTTCACCCGCCAATTCACTAAGGTTTACGGGCTAGCTCCCAAGGTATACCGCCGGGAGCAGTTTAATTGA